In a genomic window of Saccharothrix sp. HUAS TT1:
- the bcp gene encoding thioredoxin-dependent thiol peroxidase yields the protein MTEQKRLAPGDKAPAFTLPDSEGKPVSLSDYLGRSVVVYFYPAAGTPGCTKQACDFRDNLGELASSGYEVVGISPDKPAKLAKFVEEEGLTFPLLSDVDRSVLAEWGAFGEKQNYGRTVMGVIRSTFLVDPEGNVKKAMYNVRATGHVAKLLRELPA from the coding sequence ATGACCGAGCAGAAGCGCCTGGCACCGGGCGACAAGGCCCCGGCGTTCACGCTGCCCGACAGCGAGGGCAAGCCCGTCTCGCTTTCCGACTACCTCGGCCGCTCCGTGGTCGTCTACTTCTACCCGGCCGCCGGCACGCCGGGCTGCACCAAGCAGGCGTGCGACTTCCGCGACAACCTGGGCGAGCTGGCCTCGTCGGGCTACGAGGTCGTCGGCATCTCGCCGGACAAGCCCGCGAAACTGGCGAAGTTCGTCGAGGAGGAGGGCCTGACCTTCCCGCTGCTGTCCGACGTCGACCGCTCGGTGCTGGCCGAGTGGGGCGCGTTCGGGGAGAAGCAGAACTACGGCAGGACCGTCATGGGCGTGATCCGCTCGACGTTCCTGGTCGACCCCGAGGGCAACGTGAAGAAGGCCATGTACAACGTGCGCGCGACCGGCCACGTCGCCAAGCTGCTGCGCGAACTGCCCGCCTGA